The following proteins are encoded in a genomic region of Sulfurovum indicum:
- the accC gene encoding acetyl-CoA carboxylase biotin carboxylase subunit — MKKKIHKLLIANRGEIALRLIRACKELGIISVVVHSEADKDGVWVKKADQSIEMKGHPVQVYLDYENIIVVAKQHRCDAVHPGYGFLSENAEFAKACEKNGLTFVGPKAEHIALFGDKIASKEKMKEIGVPVIEGTTTPVYDVQEAMEVAQRIGYPVIIKAAYGGGGRGMRIVESEEGFASAFENARAEAEKYFGNGDLFVEKYIRNPRHIEVQIIADKYGNVVHLGERDCSIQRRHQKVIEISPSPRLNQETRKELFRIAQKAIYKLGYESVGTIEFLVDEDDEIYFIEMNTRIQVEHPVTEITTGVDLIQRMIQIAEGDKLQFLQEEISFRGYAIEFRINAEDPQKEFMPSFGTIGEYLTPGGPGVRLDSGIYSGYTIPPHYDSMVAKLIVWALDWEGVIKKAQRALDEYYIDGIKTNIALHKAVLGNEEFQKGCFTTNFLNTMTEDFALLNTIAPTQDNNISSFMARMIQKGILSIKGDFL, encoded by the coding sequence ATGAAAAAGAAAATTCATAAACTTTTGATCGCAAATCGCGGAGAGATCGCACTGAGATTGATACGTGCGTGTAAGGAACTTGGCATTATAAGTGTCGTAGTACATTCGGAGGCAGACAAGGATGGGGTATGGGTTAAAAAAGCTGATCAGTCCATAGAAATGAAAGGACATCCTGTACAGGTATATCTTGATTATGAGAATATCATTGTAGTTGCAAAACAGCATAGATGTGATGCTGTACACCCGGGTTACGGCTTTCTCTCTGAAAATGCCGAGTTTGCAAAAGCATGTGAGAAGAACGGTCTGACCTTTGTCGGTCCAAAAGCGGAGCATATTGCACTCTTTGGTGACAAGATCGCTTCCAAAGAGAAGATGAAGGAGATCGGTGTACCGGTGATAGAGGGTACGACCACACCGGTATATGATGTTCAGGAGGCTATGGAGGTTGCACAACGAATAGGCTATCCTGTTATTATTAAAGCTGCCTATGGAGGCGGTGGGAGAGGGATGCGTATCGTAGAGAGTGAAGAGGGGTTTGCCTCTGCATTCGAGAATGCCAGAGCTGAAGCGGAAAAGTATTTTGGCAACGGTGATCTGTTCGTCGAAAAATATATCAGGAATCCTAGACATATCGAAGTGCAGATCATTGCTGACAAATATGGCAATGTCGTACATCTTGGAGAGAGGGACTGCTCTATCCAGAGACGGCATCAGAAGGTGATCGAGATCTCTCCTTCTCCCCGTCTCAACCAGGAGACACGCAAAGAGCTTTTCCGTATAGCACAAAAAGCGATCTACAAGCTTGGGTATGAGAGTGTTGGAACCATAGAGTTTCTCGTAGATGAGGATGATGAGATCTATTTCATTGAGATGAACACACGTATACAGGTGGAGCATCCGGTAACGGAGATCACTACAGGAGTAGACTTGATTCAGCGGATGATACAGATTGCAGAGGGTGATAAGCTGCAGTTTCTGCAGGAGGAGATATCTTTCAGAGGGTATGCGATCGAGTTCCGTATTAATGCCGAAGATCCGCAAAAAGAGTTTATGCCCTCTTTTGGTACGATAGGTGAGTATTTGACCCCTGGTGGTCCAGGTGTAAGACTTGACAGTGGTATTTACAGCGGTTATACGATACCGCCGCACTATGACTCAATGGTTGCCAAGCTGATTGTATGGGCATTGGATTGGGAAGGTGTAATAAAAAAAGCACAGAGGGCGCTGGATGAGTACTACATTGATGGGATAAAAACGAATATTGCACTGCACAAAGCTGTTCTTGGCAATGAAGAGTTTCAAAAAGGTTGTTTCACTACAAACTTCCTTAATACAATGACAGAAGATTTTGCACTGCTCAATACGATCGCGCCTACCCAAGACAATAATATATCATCGTTTATGGCACGAATGATCCAAAAGGGTATTCTGTCGATCAAAGGTGACTTTTTGTAA
- a CDS encoding AraC family transcriptional regulator: MKKETYWKNVRIANDLMFYIYTHIDTQINLDEIAKNFHIDKYYLHKIFKSIFGRNIYESIKSIRLQKASNLLLTNRHSTISQIANACGYSSQTSFIRAFKARFGMTPKAWRNGGYLNYSDALLSLPNDQNAPDTLSVSEPTIIKRDPMEGYYLRDNGYGEHIKYSWQKLQTLIYTLDLKEYKLISLFHDNPAITQLASCQHVSAISFNDDGLTVNLPKFKIAGGVYACFNVSGKREDLLKFIRWVYHTWLPKSGYETTTKPPYAIYCKNHHLDRYGRFEMDFYLSITL; this comes from the coding sequence ATGAAGAAAGAAACCTACTGGAAAAATGTCCGTATCGCCAACGATCTGATGTTTTACATCTACACCCATATCGATACACAGATCAATCTTGACGAGATTGCAAAGAATTTTCATATAGACAAATACTATCTTCACAAGATATTTAAAAGTATCTTTGGCAGAAACATCTATGAAAGTATTAAATCGATCCGTTTGCAAAAGGCCTCCAATCTTCTTTTGACCAACCGTCACTCAACCATATCACAAATTGCCAATGCCTGCGGATACAGTTCGCAAACTTCATTTATAAGAGCCTTCAAAGCACGTTTCGGCATGACACCCAAAGCGTGGCGGAACGGTGGTTACCTAAACTACTCCGATGCACTGCTCTCCTTACCAAACGACCAGAATGCACCGGATACACTCTCTGTCAGCGAACCGACCATTATCAAACGGGATCCTATGGAGGGTTATTATCTCAGAGATAACGGCTATGGAGAGCACATCAAATACTCCTGGCAAAAACTTCAGACACTCATCTATACACTTGATCTAAAAGAGTACAAGCTCATCTCACTGTTCCATGACAACCCTGCAATCACACAACTTGCCTCATGCCAGCATGTCTCAGCGATCAGTTTTAATGATGACGGTCTTACCGTCAATCTGCCTAAATTCAAAATCGCAGGAGGTGTCTATGCATGCTTTAACGTTAGCGGGAAAAGAGAGGATCTTCTGAAATTCATTCGCTGGGTCTACCATACCTGGCTTCCCAAAAGCGGTTATGAGACAACCACGAAGCCTCCCTATGCAATCTACTGTAAAAACCATCACCTTGACAGATACGGAAGATTTGAAATGGATTTTTATCTCTCAATAACCTTATAG